DNA sequence from the Burkholderia pyrrocinia genome:
CCGCGCCTTCTCTTCCGGGCTTCCCGCCACGTAATACTTCTTCGCCCAGCTCGAATCGGGCGCGAGCGCGAGCCGCGCATGCGTGCCCGTGCCGGCGCCGTGCTGCTTCGCACCGATCGCCAGCGCACGGGCGCGATAGTGCTCGTAGAGCCGCAGGAATTCCGCCAGATAGATCGCCGCGATCCGCTCGTCGCGAATCTCGAGCAGGTTCTCGTCGTTGTACTGCTCGGAATTGCGGCTCATGTTCGCCGAGCCCGTATACACGACCGGATTCGCGCCTTCCGCATCGATCACGATGAACTTGTGATGGATCACGACGGGCGGATAGGCCGGCGCCGGCTCGCCCGGAAACTGCCGCAATTCCGGCTCGAAGCCCTGCGGCACCGTCGCCGGCGAGAAGTACTCGGCATCGATCACGTCGTGGTTGTTGCGGCTGCGGTGATACAGCTCGAGGTTCGCGAGCGTCGCCGCATCGAGCGGCTGGCCGGCCTGCTGCGCGGCATCGGCCTTCGTCGCGCTGCCGATGTTGATCTTGTTCACCAGCCCGAACATCATCAGCCCGCGGTCGCCGGCCGCGAAGCACGCGTCGCGCAAGGCCGCGTCGGTCGGCATGAACAGGCAGAACGACACCGAATGCTTCGCGGCCGCGATCGCGGCGACGATCGTGTCGATCTCGGTGCGCTGCCCCGCCGGTTCGGGCGAGAACGCCAGCCGCACCTGTGCGCTGCCGATCGTCATCGGCACCGACCAGCCCGGCGACAGCCGCGCCGTCTCCGCGATCGACGGATTGCCGGCCAGCGCATGCGCGCGATCGTTGTACAGCGCGGCGAGCGCGGGCGAGTCGAATGCATGCAGCACGTTGGCCTGCTCCGTCAGCCCCTCGGTCGTGAAGTTCGCGGAACCGGTCAGCACGCGTGCGGGCGCCGGGTTCGACGGCGCATCGGTCACGATGAACTTGTCGTGCATGATGTGCGTCCTGTCGCGCGGCGCGAGCGTCGCAAGCCCTTGCAGCGCGTCGACCGCCGGCTGGTTCGGCGACGGCAGCGGCGGCTGGCCCTTGCGCGCCGTCGTGTGCGCGTCGTAGACGATCGCGAGCGACGCGTCGCCGTGCTTGCGCCCGAATGCTTCGAACGCGGGCAGCGCCCACAGCGTGTCGGTCAGGTGATAGACCGCCGACGCCGCGCGCGACGCGGGGTCGAGCATCTCCGCGAACACCTGCTCCATGTCGTTCGCGAGCCACGTGCGCAGCTTCAGCGCCTGCGCATCGCTCGGTGCCGCATGCGGCGCGAGCCCCAGCGCCGCGACCTGCTTCGCGAACGCCTGCGAGCTCACCACCGCGCGGTTGAACCACGTGCCGATGCCGTCCTCGATATGCGCGGGCAACACGACGTCGCACACGCCGACCTGCGCGTCGAGCACCTGCAGATTGTCGGGCGTGCCGACGACCGGATACACGTCGTAGCGGAACGACGCGCCGCGGTCCTGCGGATCGATGCGCGCGTCCCACCACATGAATTTCTGGATCGGCGCCTGGTCGGTCGGCGCGTCGCCCTGCGTGTCGGCGGCCGGGCCGTCGAACGTCAGCCGGTTCGGCAGCCAGCTGTCCGGCGCGCGCGTCTTGCCGTCGGCCGACCAGAAGCCCGGCGTGCGCCGGATCGCGAAGCCGAGGAAATCGTTGCGCGACTGCGCATCGGCCCAGTCGAAGGCCAGCAGGACGAGAGTGGGGGAAAGATAGCTGCGCACGCTGACGGTCATTCGTTGCTCCCTGGCCGCGAGGCCGGTCGAAATGAATGGGTCAGTGTCGGCAGAGGTTCTTCCCGCAGGATGACGGTCCGATGAACCTTGTATGTCGGAAGCGCGTCAGTCGCACACGAGCAGTTCGATCCCGCGCACGGTCAGTGCGCGGCGCACGGCCTTGTCGGGTGCGCGTTCGGTCACGAGATAGCGCGCGGCGGCCGCGCCGTTGATCCG
Encoded proteins:
- a CDS encoding phospholipase D-like domain-containing protein yields the protein MTVSVRSYLSPTLVLLAFDWADAQSRNDFLGFAIRRTPGFWSADGKTRAPDSWLPNRLTFDGPAADTQGDAPTDQAPIQKFMWWDARIDPQDRGASFRYDVYPVVGTPDNLQVLDAQVGVCDVVLPAHIEDGIGTWFNRAVVSSQAFAKQVAALGLAPHAAPSDAQALKLRTWLANDMEQVFAEMLDPASRAASAVYHLTDTLWALPAFEAFGRKHGDASLAIVYDAHTTARKGQPPLPSPNQPAVDALQGLATLAPRDRTHIMHDKFIVTDAPSNPAPARVLTGSANFTTEGLTEQANVLHAFDSPALAALYNDRAHALAGNPSIAETARLSPGWSVPMTIGSAQVRLAFSPEPAGQRTEIDTIVAAIAAAKHSVSFCLFMPTDAALRDACFAAGDRGLMMFGLVNKINIGSATKADAAQQAGQPLDAATLANLELYHRSRNNHDVIDAEYFSPATVPQGFEPELRQFPGEPAPAYPPVVIHHKFIVIDAEGANPVVYTGSANMSRNSEQYNDENLLEIRDERIAAIYLAEFLRLYEHYRARALAIGAKQHGAGTGTHARLALAPDSSWAKKYYVAGSPEEKARIALASTASTD